Proteins co-encoded in one Dendropsophus ebraccatus isolate aDenEbr1 chromosome 9, aDenEbr1.pat, whole genome shotgun sequence genomic window:
- the LOC138801728 gene encoding uncharacterized protein, with the protein MAAAASYQPSSKVSHLSNSKQRREMGIHEICLEIFASRPGNSGKCNERGGGGGTMCLLGGSVFISTGRDLTPSTPCPPPCLLHPVSTTPRPPPCVLHPVSSTTPCPPPRVLHPASSIPCPPPHVLHPASSIPCPPPPRVLHPASSTLPPPSRVHHPTSSTLRPPSRVLHHPVSSTPRPPTHILHPASSTPCPPPPCVLHPVSSTPCPPPPCLLQPVSTTPRPPPIVLHHCTSSSPRPPPRVHHPASSTPCPPPRVLHPVSSTLLPPPCVLQPVSSTTLRPPPRVHHPTSSTPRPPPRVLHPASSTPSSTTLSPPPSVLHHPASSTPCPPPRILHPAYSTPHPPPCILHPASITPRPPPPCVLLDPVSITSCPPPSVLHHPESCTTPRPPLPRVLHPASSTTPYPPSPRVLHHPVSSTTPRPPPPRILHHPASTTPHPPPCVLHHPASSTTLRPPPRVLHSASSTLHTPLCVLHPAYSTPCPEPRVHHPTSPSTLRPSPPRVHHLTSSTQHPPPPHVLHHPTSSTTPRPPPPRVLHHPASSTTQRPPPRVFHHPTSSTTPRPQPRVFHHPTSSTTPRPPPRVLHHPASSTLRPPPPSVLHPESSTTPSPPPHRVLHHPTSSTTPSPPPPRVLHHPTSYTTPHPPPPRVLHPASSTTPRPPPPRVLHPASSTTQRPPPPRIHHHADELSPLAWNPHFVVKAQEKAAFERSQRGQTNLCS; encoded by the exons GTTCTGTATTCATCTCAACTGGACGGGATCTAACACCCTCCACCCcgtgtcctccaccctgcctcctCCATCCCGTGTCCACCACCCCACGTCCTCCACCCTGCGTCCTCCATCCCGTGTCCTCCACCACCCCGTGTCCTCCACCCcgcgtcctccaccctgcctcctCCATCCCGTGTCCACCACCCCACGTCCTCCACCCTGCGTCCTCCATCCCGTGTCCTCCACCACCCCGTGTCCTCCACCCcgcgtcctccaccctgcctcctCCATCCCGTGTCCACCACCCCACGTCCTCCACCCTGCGTCCTCCATCCCGTGTCCTCCACCACCCCGTGTCCTCCACCCCGCGTCCTCCAACCCACATCCTCCACCCTGCCTCCTCCACCCCATGTCCTCCACCACCCTGCGTCCTCCACCCCGTGTCCTCCACCCCGTGTCCTCCACCACCCTGCCTCCTCCAACCCGTGTCCACCACCCCACGTCCTCCACCCATCGTCCTCCACCACTGCACGTCATCCAGCCCGCGTCCTCCACCCCGTGTCCACCACCCCGCGTCCTCCACCCCGTGTCCACCACCCCGCGTCCTCCACCCCGTGTCCTCCACCCTGCTTCCTCCACCCTGCGTCCTCCAACCCGTGTCCTCCACCACCCTGCGTCCTCCACCCCGTGTCCACCACCCCACGTCCTCCACCCCGCGTCCTCCACCCCGTGTCCTCCACCCTGCGTCCTCCACCCCGTCTTCCACCACCCTGAGTCCTCCACCCAGCGTCCTCCACCACCCCGCATCCTCCACCCCGTGTCCTCCACCCCGCATCCTCCACCCTGCATACTCCACCCCGCATCCTCCACCCTGCATACTCCACCCCGCGTCCATCACCCCACGTCCCCCTCCACCCTGTGTCCTTCTCGACCCCGTGTCCATCACCTCATGTCCTCCACCCAGCGTCCTCCACCATCCTGAGTCCTGCACCACCCCACGTCCTCCACTACCCCGCGTCCTCCACCCCGCGTCCTCCACCACCCCGTATCCTCCATCACCCCGTGTCCTCCACCACCCCGTATCCTCCACCACCCCGCGTCCTCCACCACCCCGTATCCTCCACCACCCCGCGTCCACCACCCCGCATCCTCCACCCTGCGTCCTCCACCACCCAGCGTCCTCCACCACCCTGCGTCCTCCACCCCGTGTCCTCCACTCCGCGTCCTCAACCCTGCATACTCCACTCTGCGTCCTCCACCCTGCATACTCCACCCCATGTCCTGAACCCCGCGTCCATCACCCCACGTCCCCCTCCACCCTGCGTCCTTCTCCACCCCGTGTCCATCACCTCACGTCCTCCACCCAGCATCCTCCACCACCCCACGTCCTCCACCACCCCACGTCCTCCACCACCCCGCGTCCTCCGCCACCCAGAGTCCTCCACCACCCAGCGTCCTCCACCACCCAGCGTCCTCCACCCCGAGTCTTCCACCACCCCACGTCCTCCACCACCCCGCGTCCTCAACCCCGCGTCTTCCACCACCCCACGTCCTCCACCACCCCGCGTCCTCCACCCCGCGTCCTCCACCACCCCGCGTCCTCCACCCTGCGTCCTCCACCACCCAGCGTCCTCCACCCCGAGTCCTCCACCACCCCGAGTCCTCCACCACACCGAGTCCTCCACCACCCCACGTCCTCCACCACCCCGAGTCCTCCACCACCCCGAGTCCTCCACCACCCCACGTCCTACACCACcccgcatcctccaccacccCGCGTCCTCCACCCTGCGTCCTCCACCACCCCGCGTCCTCCACCACCCCGCGTCCTCCACCCTGCGTCCTCCACCACCCAGCGTCCTCCACCACCCCGCATCCATCACCATGCAG ATGAACTCAGTCCACTCGCATGGAATCCTCACTTTGTGGTTAAGGCTCAAGAGAAGGCGGCCTTTGAAAGGTCACAACGAGGACAGACCAATTTGTGCTCCTAG